The Roseimicrobium gellanilyticum genome contains a region encoding:
- a CDS encoding ThuA domain-containing protein: protein MSTFSSFSLLAVIGMGFITLSPAHLCAELTDEQKKVPLEVDTKDASLAKVVLLAGTPSNKPGQHEYFAGCALMLDWLKQQPGVWPVMVAEGWPKDESILKGAKSVVCYMDGGDKFALLEPARWQRISQLMDEGAGLIMLHQAVEVPEAQAAQFKSWMGGVWQKDIGNRGHWDMSFDSIPQHDTTRGVKPFAAPKDGWLFNLHFADRGVTPLLTGQVPDKSRTTEDAKSHAGRAEVIAWAYERANGGRSVGFTGCDLHSAWGIESQRRFMVNSILWASKLPVPDAGTTVPACSDDDLKKNWDRKALILRGKPAQPAATSPTASTTGNSQ, encoded by the coding sequence ATGTCCACCTTCTCCTCTTTCTCTCTTTTGGCCGTCATTGGCATGGGCTTCATCACGCTGTCACCTGCGCACCTCTGTGCTGAACTGACGGATGAGCAAAAGAAGGTGCCTCTGGAGGTGGATACGAAGGATGCATCGCTGGCCAAAGTGGTGCTGCTGGCAGGCACTCCCAGCAATAAACCCGGACAGCACGAGTATTTCGCCGGCTGCGCTCTCATGCTGGACTGGCTGAAGCAACAACCCGGTGTGTGGCCCGTGATGGTGGCGGAGGGCTGGCCGAAGGATGAGTCGATTCTCAAGGGCGCCAAATCCGTGGTCTGCTACATGGATGGGGGTGACAAGTTTGCCTTGTTGGAGCCTGCTCGCTGGCAGCGCATTTCCCAGCTCATGGATGAAGGCGCCGGGCTCATCATGCTGCACCAGGCGGTGGAGGTGCCTGAAGCTCAGGCGGCTCAGTTCAAGTCCTGGATGGGGGGTGTCTGGCAGAAGGACATTGGCAATCGTGGTCATTGGGACATGAGCTTTGATAGCATCCCGCAACATGACACCACGCGCGGGGTGAAGCCCTTTGCCGCACCGAAGGACGGATGGCTCTTCAACTTGCACTTCGCGGACAGGGGCGTGACGCCACTCCTCACCGGTCAGGTACCGGACAAATCCCGCACCACGGAAGATGCGAAGTCACACGCTGGTCGCGCCGAAGTCATCGCCTGGGCCTATGAACGCGCCAATGGCGGGCGCAGCGTGGGATTCACCGGATGTGACCTGCACTCCGCGTGGGGCATCGAGAGCCAGCGGCGCTTCATGGTGAATTCGATTCTCTGGGCATCGAAACTTCCCGTGCCGGACGCAGGCACCACGGTGCCAGCCTGCAGCGATGACGATTTGAAGAAGAACTGGGATCGCAAGGCTCTCATCCTCCGCGGCAAGCCCGCGCAGCCAGCCGCAACTTCACCTACTGCCAGCACCACCGGAAACTCCCAATGA
- a CDS encoding FUSC family protein → MLTTDVARALRSSLAMAGAWSLCLLTGNPWAVIMAAPAAQNVALLDVRGDYRARAAILLVLTAVLACSAWAGAMAGNHLITAVLAIGVLAMLAGCWRYLSGDYGPNFALASGLFFLLAMSEPGDWSHAWHLMAATCLGGLGGILVQLAGWFFRPQHAVRHAVAETWVAASDLVTAMRSETDDGKPTVQQVPEKEGALRATVDRTLHVIATTMGQRSESLAAHLDDTTQLAARLATRTTALHTAMETLRSRDDFKSVGPSFDSALRSLASALRSGALTVITHRPEQLMALDVRIRRAGDLLQVLDTRLQSLALQDEEVLQARQMLAMVSELLPTVQLTLRETVDHGTPQSGFALRLPDLSGMSMRSLGAWVNPPAQFDWTLVRYTFRVAAVLMVAVAIHQWFQIPRGHWIAFTALVVLQPDYGATRQKLGQRLFGTLAGSTVGSLLLWVKMPAAGFILCASVMAFCFAYFVRRRYGYAVFFVTLMIVLMTESMIPVHLDFTVERLLATLAGGMLSLAAAFLLWPKWEQSQAPRYVAAALRANRNYLESVVEHFGKGDRFTGAAVLAKRTVERANSQAVASLQRLLSEPSKRRGDVEQIAALTTYNQRLTRAITVLGQHLNHRAGDPLAIPHAYVTSITETMEGLAKSLESGVPSPKDSWQKTAPPANISPDDAMVYRQLATVVTEIDAMALAAGATT, encoded by the coding sequence ATGCTCACGACAGATGTCGCCCGTGCGCTACGCAGCTCGCTGGCGATGGCCGGGGCCTGGTCTCTCTGCCTGCTGACGGGGAACCCCTGGGCAGTGATCATGGCGGCGCCAGCCGCGCAGAATGTGGCTCTGCTCGATGTCCGAGGTGACTATCGCGCACGGGCGGCGATTCTTCTCGTGCTGACGGCGGTGCTTGCCTGCTCGGCATGGGCGGGCGCCATGGCAGGGAATCACCTCATCACCGCCGTGCTGGCCATTGGTGTGCTGGCCATGCTCGCGGGGTGCTGGAGGTACCTCAGCGGAGACTACGGGCCAAACTTTGCCCTGGCGTCCGGACTCTTCTTTCTCCTGGCCATGTCCGAGCCGGGTGACTGGTCACATGCCTGGCACCTAATGGCAGCCACGTGCCTGGGTGGGCTGGGCGGCATTCTGGTGCAACTGGCCGGCTGGTTCTTCCGTCCGCAACATGCGGTGCGGCATGCAGTGGCAGAGACTTGGGTGGCGGCCTCAGATCTCGTGACGGCCATGCGCTCTGAAACGGATGATGGCAAGCCCACGGTGCAGCAGGTCCCCGAGAAAGAGGGGGCCCTGCGCGCCACCGTCGACCGCACCTTGCATGTCATCGCGACCACCATGGGCCAGCGCAGTGAGAGTCTGGCCGCGCATCTGGATGACACGACGCAACTGGCCGCACGTCTGGCCACCCGTACCACGGCTCTCCACACGGCCATGGAGACCCTGCGCTCGCGGGATGACTTCAAGTCCGTTGGGCCCAGCTTTGATTCTGCACTGCGGTCCCTCGCGAGCGCCTTGCGTTCTGGAGCACTCACCGTCATCACCCATCGGCCGGAGCAATTGATGGCACTCGATGTGCGCATCCGCCGCGCCGGTGACTTGCTCCAGGTGCTCGATACCCGACTGCAATCGCTGGCACTCCAAGATGAAGAAGTGCTGCAGGCCAGACAGATGCTTGCCATGGTGAGCGAGTTGCTACCCACAGTGCAATTGACGCTCCGGGAGACCGTCGACCACGGCACGCCGCAATCCGGATTTGCGCTGCGTCTGCCAGACCTGAGCGGCATGTCGATGCGTTCACTCGGCGCGTGGGTGAATCCTCCAGCCCAGTTCGACTGGACGCTGGTACGCTACACCTTTCGCGTCGCTGCGGTGCTCATGGTGGCGGTGGCGATTCATCAGTGGTTCCAGATTCCGCGCGGGCACTGGATTGCCTTCACGGCGCTGGTGGTGTTGCAGCCTGACTACGGCGCGACCCGGCAGAAGCTGGGTCAACGTCTCTTTGGCACACTCGCAGGCAGCACCGTGGGGAGCCTGCTTCTTTGGGTGAAGATGCCTGCCGCCGGTTTCATCCTCTGCGCGTCGGTCATGGCGTTCTGCTTCGCGTACTTCGTCCGTCGTCGCTACGGCTATGCCGTGTTCTTCGTCACCCTCATGATCGTGCTGATGACGGAGTCGATGATCCCCGTGCATCTTGACTTCACTGTGGAACGGCTGCTCGCCACACTCGCCGGTGGCATGCTCTCACTCGCTGCCGCTTTCCTGCTCTGGCCGAAATGGGAGCAGTCCCAGGCACCGCGCTACGTGGCCGCTGCTCTACGGGCGAATCGCAACTATCTGGAATCAGTGGTCGAGCACTTCGGGAAGGGGGACCGCTTCACAGGCGCCGCGGTGCTGGCCAAGCGCACGGTCGAGCGTGCGAACAGCCAGGCTGTGGCGTCCTTGCAACGCCTGCTCAGCGAACCCTCGAAGCGACGAGGTGACGTTGAGCAGATCGCGGCACTGACGACTTATAATCAGCGACTCACCCGCGCCATCACCGTGCTAGGTCAGCATTTGAATCATCGTGCAGGGGATCCGCTCGCCATTCCACACGCCTATGTGACCAGCATCACAGAAACGATGGAAGGGCTGGCAAAGAGCCTGGAGTCGGGTGTACCTTCACCGAAAGACTCGTGGCAAAAGACGGCGCCTCCCGCAAACATCTCACCGGACGATGCGATGGTCTATCGCCAGCTCGCCACGGTGGTCACTGAAATTGATGCGATGGCGCTGGCAGCTGGCGCAACAACGTAG
- a CDS encoding pyridoxamine 5'-phosphate oxidase family protein: MAHRHGGPMPRSTDMSSINQNQPEHNHDDLAGPQAVDKIRELVGKAQTCFFCTKVMVTGSSGARPMNVRKVDDNGSLWFLSAIDSHLNRELARDPSAHLYFQASPHSGFLHLNGKARVTQDAVKIHELWEPIIKTWFTQGEQDPRITVIEVIPTEGYYWDVKHGNLVAGIKMIIGAAIGETLDDSIEGAIRL; the protein is encoded by the coding sequence ATGGCGCACCGCCACGGCGGACCCATGCCGCGATCCACGGACATGAGTTCCATCAATCAAAACCAGCCCGAGCACAACCACGACGACCTCGCGGGACCGCAGGCGGTCGACAAGATCCGGGAGTTGGTCGGCAAGGCGCAGACCTGCTTCTTCTGTACCAAGGTGATGGTCACCGGTTCCTCGGGCGCCCGGCCTATGAACGTGCGCAAGGTGGATGACAACGGAAGCCTCTGGTTTCTCAGCGCCATCGACAGCCATCTCAATCGCGAACTCGCCCGCGACCCCTCAGCGCATCTCTATTTTCAGGCGTCGCCGCATTCCGGATTTCTCCATCTGAATGGGAAGGCGCGGGTGACGCAGGATGCCGTGAAGATTCACGAACTGTGGGAACCGATCATCAAGACATGGTTCACCCAGGGCGAGCAGGATCCGCGCATCACCGTCATCGAAGTCATCCCCACCGAGGGCTACTACTGGGATGTGAAGCACGGCAACCTGGTCGCAGGAATCAAGATGATAATCGGCGCCGCGATTGGTGAGACGCTCGATGATTCGATTGAAGGAGCGATTAGGCTGTGA
- a CDS encoding TlpA family protein disulfide reductase — protein MQARILTLLAAAYALAVPQIFADAAADESWKKVEAAMKSIKQPETRPKSREEAVEMLKKGLAEYDAAAKAFSEKAPTDARRWEAKYFELEISRARDFVGQKDAPSADKLADEILNAPDASAEMKANATGMKLVNRVQNLDESPGGETAWAKDAEAYLKANPQSKFAPMFEQKLKSITALAGIKDKPLDLKFTAVDGREIDLSKMRGKVVLIDFWAVWCGPCVAEMPNVLKAYEKLHPKGFEIVGISLDQDKAKLEAFVKDKGMAWPQYFDGKGWKNDISTKYGINSIPAMWLVDKKGMVVSTNARGKLEELVEKYLAAE, from the coding sequence ATGCAAGCCCGCATCCTGACCCTCCTGGCCGCTGCCTATGCCCTGGCCGTCCCTCAAATTTTCGCCGACGCCGCTGCCGACGAAAGCTGGAAAAAAGTAGAAGCGGCCATGAAGAGCATCAAGCAGCCGGAGACACGCCCCAAGTCCCGGGAGGAGGCGGTGGAGATGCTGAAGAAGGGACTCGCCGAATACGACGCCGCAGCCAAGGCGTTTAGCGAGAAGGCACCGACCGATGCCCGACGCTGGGAAGCCAAGTACTTCGAGCTGGAAATCTCACGCGCCCGCGACTTCGTGGGCCAGAAAGATGCTCCCTCTGCGGACAAGCTGGCCGACGAAATTCTCAACGCGCCCGACGCCTCCGCCGAGATGAAGGCAAATGCCACGGGCATGAAGCTGGTCAACAGGGTCCAGAACCTGGACGAATCGCCCGGCGGCGAAACGGCCTGGGCCAAGGACGCCGAGGCCTATCTCAAGGCAAATCCCCAGAGCAAGTTTGCCCCGATGTTTGAGCAGAAGCTCAAATCCATCACCGCGCTCGCAGGCATCAAAGACAAACCCCTGGATCTGAAATTCACCGCCGTGGATGGCCGTGAAATCGATCTCTCCAAGATGCGAGGCAAGGTGGTGCTCATCGACTTCTGGGCCGTGTGGTGTGGCCCGTGTGTGGCGGAAATGCCGAACGTGCTGAAGGCCTATGAAAAGCTGCATCCCAAGGGCTTCGAGATCGTGGGCATTTCGCTCGATCAGGACAAGGCCAAGCTGGAGGCTTTTGTGAAGGACAAGGGCATGGCATGGCCCCAGTATTTCGATGGCAAGGGTTGGAAAAACGACATTTCCACCAAATATGGGATCAACAGCATTCCCGCGATGTGGCTGGTGGACAAGAAGGGCATGGTGGTGAGCACCAACGCACGGGGCAAGCTCGAGGAACTCGTGGAGAAGTACCTTGCGGCAGAGTAA
- a CDS encoding zinc ABC transporter substrate-binding protein, with protein sequence MTSAKQEIYEFMLRRTLPHLRNVASLGWWRRMRDRSAYYEAELIHNLPNSMYKPEFVEHDIHFLNWQARWYCEKCDVKLSSMYPQQVGLIRGLFALVPPEMRSQLKWSGP encoded by the coding sequence ATGACTTCCGCCAAGCAAGAGATCTATGAGTTCATGCTTCGCAGGACCCTTCCGCACCTGCGAAACGTCGCCTCACTGGGCTGGTGGCGTCGAATGCGCGACCGCTCTGCTTACTACGAGGCTGAGTTGATTCACAACCTGCCCAACTCGATGTACAAGCCAGAGTTCGTGGAACACGACATCCATTTTCTCAATTGGCAGGCACGCTGGTACTGCGAAAAATGTGACGTCAAATTGTCTTCGATGTATCCCCAGCAAGTCGGACTCATCCGGGGGCTGTTTGCATTGGTGCCTCCGGAAATGCGATCCCAGCTCAAGTGGTCGGGGCCATAA
- a CDS encoding PQQ-binding-like beta-propeller repeat protein — protein sequence MRHFALLCFLPLASVMGADWPQWRGPDRNGISKETDWKVDWKDSPKILWKASVGLGYSSFVVADGKVYTTGHADGKDTVFCFDAVTGKEVWKHTYPAELGDKFFQGGTTGTPTLADGKLYHLSRWGDMFCFDAATGKIVWQKNIQQETGLRLPDWGYTGAPLIWENLVVLNVGEHGVALDKASGKVVWKSPDENAGYSTPLPYQQDGKTLLTFGSGRAYVAIDPKTGAKVWEHKWTTSYGVNAADPVIHEGHAFISSGYNKGAALLKLGGSEPQVVWQNRVMRNQMNASILIDGHLYGIDGNEDRGASLKCIELATGRQLWEEKSAGAGAVIAAGDKLILLCESGELVVAKASPKAFEPLSRGQVLDPKCWTVPVLANGLLYGRNASGSVVCVDLRTK from the coding sequence ATGAGACACTTCGCTCTTCTCTGTTTCCTACCCCTCGCCAGCGTGATGGGGGCAGACTGGCCCCAATGGCGCGGGCCGGACAGAAACGGCATCTCCAAGGAAACCGACTGGAAGGTCGACTGGAAGGATTCCCCCAAGATTCTGTGGAAGGCATCCGTGGGCCTGGGCTATTCGTCCTTCGTCGTCGCGGACGGAAAGGTCTACACTACGGGCCATGCGGATGGAAAGGACACTGTCTTCTGCTTCGACGCAGTGACCGGAAAGGAAGTGTGGAAACACACCTACCCCGCGGAGCTTGGGGACAAGTTCTTCCAGGGCGGCACCACCGGCACCCCTACTCTCGCAGATGGAAAGCTGTATCACCTCAGCCGCTGGGGGGACATGTTCTGCTTCGACGCAGCCACGGGAAAAATCGTGTGGCAGAAAAACATCCAGCAGGAAACCGGACTCCGCCTCCCTGACTGGGGCTACACCGGAGCTCCGCTGATTTGGGAAAATCTCGTGGTGCTGAATGTCGGCGAGCACGGCGTGGCCCTGGACAAGGCCTCCGGCAAGGTTGTGTGGAAATCCCCGGACGAAAACGCCGGCTACTCCACTCCCCTGCCCTACCAGCAGGATGGGAAGACGCTGCTCACCTTCGGCTCGGGACGCGCCTACGTGGCCATCGATCCCAAGACAGGTGCGAAAGTGTGGGAGCACAAGTGGACCACGAGCTACGGCGTGAATGCTGCTGACCCCGTCATCCATGAGGGTCATGCCTTCATTTCCTCCGGCTACAACAAGGGCGCGGCCCTGCTCAAGCTCGGCGGAAGTGAACCGCAGGTGGTGTGGCAGAACCGCGTGATGCGCAATCAGATGAACGCCTCCATCCTCATCGATGGCCACCTCTACGGCATCGATGGCAATGAAGATCGCGGTGCCAGCCTGAAGTGCATTGAGCTGGCGACAGGCAGGCAGCTCTGGGAAGAGAAAAGCGCCGGGGCCGGAGCAGTAATCGCCGCCGGTGACAAGCTGATCCTCCTGTGCGAATCCGGTGAACTCGTCGTCGCCAAGGCCTCTCCGAAGGCATTCGAGCCACTCTCACGTGGCCAGGTGCTCGACCCCAAATGCTGGACCGTACCCGTGCTCGCCAACGGATTGCTGTACGGCCGGAATGCCTCAGGCAGTGTTGTGTGTGTCGATCTGCGGACAAAATAA
- a CDS encoding PQQ-binding-like beta-propeller repeat protein: MKLPALLTTLLSCGTLLAEPATTPLFWPDRQGPTRDGKIPESEWAKLPLEWDEASGKGIAWKTPIENEGHCSPIIGGDLVWFTSATTDGHKMYVYAINRHDGKIVHHKLLFENEAPEELGNPVNNYAAPSPTMDETGVYVHFGTYGTAKLDPKTAKVIWQRRDINVRHFRGPGSTPVLFENLLILTFDGIDKQFVTALEKDTGKTVWTTNRTTDYGDLDKEGKPTRDGDLRKAYGTPTLMNVDGQWQVISVGSRAAFGYDAKTGKEIWTIRHTEFNASARPVVDGNIVYINTGSERSHLTALKLDKDAKGDLTETPRILWDRAKRNAVLSSPILLNGHIFQATGAAVGTCADPKTGEDVWSERISPGKFVASPIATKDRIYFISDTGDVTVVAAAPEFKVIASSKFESPVTASPAVADGAIFVRTKTHLCKVVQAK, from the coding sequence ATGAAACTGCCCGCGCTCCTCACCACCCTGCTCAGTTGCGGCACGCTGCTCGCAGAGCCAGCGACCACCCCCCTCTTCTGGCCGGACCGCCAGGGACCCACGCGCGACGGGAAGATTCCGGAGTCCGAATGGGCAAAGCTGCCGCTGGAGTGGGACGAAGCGAGCGGCAAGGGCATTGCGTGGAAGACGCCCATCGAGAATGAAGGCCACTGCTCCCCCATCATCGGTGGGGATCTGGTCTGGTTCACCTCCGCCACCACAGATGGCCACAAGATGTACGTCTATGCCATCAACCGGCATGACGGAAAGATTGTCCACCACAAGCTTCTTTTCGAAAACGAAGCGCCGGAAGAACTGGGCAATCCGGTGAACAACTACGCCGCACCCTCGCCCACCATGGATGAGACCGGTGTGTACGTCCACTTCGGCACGTATGGCACCGCGAAGCTGGACCCCAAGACGGCCAAGGTCATCTGGCAGCGCCGTGACATCAATGTGCGTCACTTCCGCGGTCCGGGCTCCACGCCGGTGCTGTTTGAGAATCTCCTGATCCTCACCTTTGACGGCATCGACAAACAATTTGTCACCGCGCTGGAGAAGGACACGGGCAAGACCGTGTGGACGACCAACCGTACCACCGACTACGGCGACCTCGACAAGGAAGGCAAACCCACCCGCGACGGCGATCTGCGCAAGGCCTACGGCACCCCGACCCTGATGAATGTGGACGGGCAGTGGCAGGTCATCTCCGTGGGTTCCCGCGCCGCGTTCGGCTATGACGCCAAGACGGGCAAAGAAATCTGGACCATCCGTCACACCGAGTTCAACGCCTCAGCCCGCCCCGTGGTGGATGGCAACATCGTGTACATCAACACTGGTTCCGAGCGCTCCCATCTCACCGCGCTGAAGCTGGACAAGGACGCCAAAGGAGATCTCACCGAGACGCCACGCATCCTCTGGGACCGCGCCAAGCGCAATGCCGTGCTCTCCAGTCCCATCCTCCTGAATGGCCACATCTTCCAGGCCACCGGAGCCGCCGTGGGTACCTGCGCCGATCCCAAGACCGGTGAGGACGTGTGGAGCGAGCGCATCTCGCCAGGCAAGTTCGTCGCCTCGCCCATTGCCACCAAGGACCGCATCTATTTCATCAGCGACACAGGAGACGTCACCGTGGTTGCCGCCGCACCGGAGTTCAAGGTGATTGCCTCCAGCAAGTTCGAGTCTCCCGTCACTGCCTCGCCTGCAGTGGCGGATGGTGCCATTTTCGTGCGCACAAAGACGCATCTGTGCAAGGTGGTGCAGGCGAAATAG
- a CDS encoding glutaredoxin family protein gives MNVRLFVKSGCPWCDEAMEWLDDHGIEYTTLNVSADQEAREEMRELTGQTKAPSIDVDGEILADFGADELEEWWEEKGYPVNPES, from the coding sequence ATGAATGTCCGCTTGTTTGTAAAGTCCGGTTGCCCCTGGTGCGATGAAGCGATGGAGTGGCTCGACGACCACGGCATCGAATACACGACACTGAACGTCTCTGCCGATCAGGAAGCCCGCGAAGAAATGCGCGAACTCACCGGCCAGACCAAGGCCCCGAGCATCGACGTGGACGGTGAGATCCTGGCCGACTTCGGCGCGGATGAACTTGAGGAATGGTGGGAGGAGAAGGGGTATCCGGTGAATCCAGAAAGCTGA
- a CDS encoding sugar phosphate isomerase/epimerase family protein, translating into MKRSAFLSLLLAIGLCGFSHAQAPSKPTTGLQLYSLRSQTALRGVPWVLDKVKEFGITELELAGTGNLTPEQFKAEVDKRGLKAVSSHFPYGRYKNDLANVVKDAKALGIKFAGCAWIDHKDAFDEAECRDAIAVFNKAGEALAKEGITFFYHAHGYEFHPHGSGTLLDLLITETKPEYVSYQMDVLWIVFPGHDPVKLLEKYGNRWKLMHLKDLKKNVATGSLSGKTDVENDVTLGTGQTDWPAVLAAAKKVGVQHYFIEDESSTSIDQIPQSLKFMKTQGFE; encoded by the coding sequence ATGAAACGTTCTGCATTCCTTTCTCTCCTTCTGGCCATCGGGCTGTGCGGTTTTTCGCACGCCCAGGCTCCGTCCAAGCCCACCACCGGTCTGCAACTTTACAGCTTGCGCAGCCAGACCGCCCTGCGTGGCGTGCCGTGGGTGCTGGATAAGGTGAAGGAGTTTGGCATCACCGAACTTGAACTCGCTGGCACGGGCAACCTCACACCGGAGCAGTTCAAAGCAGAGGTGGACAAGCGCGGCCTCAAGGCCGTGAGCAGCCACTTCCCCTACGGACGCTACAAGAATGATCTCGCCAATGTGGTGAAGGATGCAAAGGCGCTCGGCATCAAATTCGCCGGCTGCGCCTGGATTGATCACAAGGATGCCTTTGATGAAGCCGAATGCCGCGATGCCATTGCGGTGTTCAACAAGGCCGGTGAGGCGCTCGCGAAGGAGGGCATCACCTTCTTCTACCATGCGCATGGTTATGAGTTCCATCCACACGGAAGCGGTACCCTGCTGGATCTCCTCATCACCGAGACGAAGCCGGAGTACGTGAGCTATCAGATGGACGTGCTGTGGATTGTCTTCCCTGGTCACGATCCGGTGAAGCTCCTCGAGAAATACGGCAACCGCTGGAAGCTGATGCACCTCAAGGACCTGAAGAAGAACGTGGCTACCGGCTCGCTCTCCGGCAAGACGGATGTGGAGAATGATGTGACGCTCGGAACCGGTCAAACGGACTGGCCTGCCGTGCTCGCTGCTGCGAAGAAGGTGGGTGTGCAGCATTACTTCATCGAGGACGAATCCTCCACGTCCATCGATCAGATTCCCCAGAGTCTGAAGTTCATGAAGACGCAGGGTTTTGAGTGA
- a CDS encoding Gfo/Idh/MocA family protein, which translates to MQRRHFLTTAAVTAASAFSAVPILAQKSGKKYRTALIGSGWWGMNILREAIASGRVTVCAVCDADDNVAENAVNDVNAENGETPKKYEDYREMLEKEKPEIVIIATPDHWHALQTIAAVKAGAHVLVEKPTGHTVNESKAMVHAAKDSGVLVQVGLHRRIGPHHVEAMNFLKSGAVGKVGMVRCFAHSRGGPEAPKANVQPPKGMNWDLYCGPSNLRPFCSKIHPGGWRGFLDFANGTMADWGVHWLDQVLWWSGEKGPKTVYCTGGRDIAGPAILNDKEQTTDTPDHQVATFEFENFTAVWEHRRFAGNGPEHHNVGCYFYGEKGTLHIGWKDGWTFYPADGKTPNTHGDSQLQEPQGDGHNIGALWADLIDAIEQKRKPVADIESAHRSSCLPLLGMLSWKAGRSIRWDAEKELIIGDEEASKLLARKYRGPWEYPV; encoded by the coding sequence ATGCAACGCCGCCACTTCCTGACGACCGCCGCTGTCACTGCGGCCAGTGCCTTCTCCGCCGTGCCCATCCTGGCGCAGAAGTCTGGGAAGAAATACCGCACGGCGCTCATCGGATCCGGCTGGTGGGGCATGAACATCCTGCGCGAAGCCATCGCCTCCGGTCGCGTCACTGTGTGCGCCGTGTGCGATGCGGATGACAACGTGGCGGAGAATGCGGTGAACGACGTCAATGCCGAGAACGGCGAGACGCCGAAGAAGTACGAGGACTACCGCGAGATGCTGGAGAAGGAGAAGCCGGAGATCGTGATCATCGCAACGCCGGATCACTGGCATGCGCTGCAGACCATCGCTGCGGTGAAGGCGGGCGCCCATGTACTGGTGGAAAAGCCCACCGGACACACCGTGAACGAAAGCAAGGCGATGGTGCATGCGGCCAAAGACTCCGGAGTGCTCGTGCAGGTGGGCCTGCATCGCCGCATCGGGCCGCATCACGTGGAGGCCATGAATTTCCTGAAGAGCGGTGCCGTGGGCAAGGTGGGCATGGTGCGCTGCTTCGCCCACAGCAGAGGCGGTCCGGAAGCCCCCAAGGCCAACGTCCAGCCGCCCAAGGGCATGAACTGGGATCTGTACTGCGGCCCTTCCAACCTCCGCCCCTTTTGCAGCAAGATCCACCCCGGCGGCTGGCGCGGTTTCCTGGACTTTGCCAATGGCACCATGGCCGACTGGGGCGTGCATTGGCTGGACCAGGTGCTCTGGTGGAGCGGCGAGAAGGGACCCAAGACGGTGTACTGCACCGGCGGACGCGACATCGCCGGTCCCGCCATCCTGAATGACAAGGAGCAGACCACCGACACACCGGATCACCAGGTAGCCACGTTCGAGTTCGAAAACTTCACTGCCGTGTGGGAACACCGCCGCTTCGCTGGAAACGGTCCTGAACATCACAATGTGGGCTGCTACTTCTACGGTGAGAAGGGAACGCTGCACATCGGCTGGAAGGATGGATGGACCTTCTACCCTGCGGATGGCAAGACACCCAACACACATGGCGACTCCCAGCTTCAGGAGCCCCAAGGTGACGGCCACAACATCGGCGCCTTGTGGGCGGATCTGATCGATGCCATCGAGCAAAAACGCAAACCGGTGGCAGACATCGAGAGCGCCCACCGTTCATCGTGCCTGCCCCTGCTCGGCATGCTCTCATGGAAGGCTGGACGGAGCATCCGCTGGGATGCCGAGAAGGAACTCATCATCGGCGATGAAGAGGCGAGCAAGTTGTTGGCCCGGAAGTATCGCGGACCGTGGGAGTATCCGGTGTGA